A single Rattus norvegicus strain BN/NHsdMcwi chromosome 5, GRCr8, whole genome shotgun sequence DNA region contains:
- the Lrrc38 gene encoding leucine-rich repeat-containing protein 38 precursor yields MSLYAVPRRPTGAFAALGLGSLLVLLGPGRACPTGCACTDPHTVDCRDRGLPSVPDPFPLDVRKLLVAGNRIQQIPEDFFIFHGDLVYLDFRNNSLRSLEEGTFSGSAKLAFLDLSYNNLTQLGAGAFRSAGRLVKLSLANNNLAGVHEAAFESLESLQVLELNGNNLRSLNVAALDALPALRTVRLDGNPWLCDCDFAHLFSWIQENASKLPKGLDAIQCSLPMEERRVALRELSEASFSECKFSLSLTDLFIIIFSGVAVSVAAIISSFFLATVVQCFQRCAPNKDTEDEDDDEDD; encoded by the exons ATGAGTCTCTACGCTGTCCCCCGCCGCCCCACGGGCGCCTTTGCGGCGCTGGGGCTCGGTAGCCTCCTGGTGCTGCTCGGGCCGGGACGCGCGTGCCCCACGGGCTGTGCCTGCACTGACCCCCACACGGTGGACTGTCGCGATCGCGGGCTTCCTAGCGTGCCCGATCCCTTCCCGCTGGACGTGCGCAAGCTGCTAGTGGCCGGCAACCGCATCCAGCAGATCCCCGAGGACTTCTTCATCTTCCATGGAGATCTGGTATATCTGGATTTCAGGAACAACTCGCTGCGCTCGCTGGAGGAGGGCACGTTCAGCGGCTCGGCCAAGCTGGCCTTCCTGGACCTGAGCTACAACAACCTCACCCAGCTGGGTGCCGGCGCCTTCCGCTCGGCGGGGAGGCTGGTCAAGCTAAGCCTGGCCAACAATAACCTGGCCGGTGTACACGAGGCCGCCTTCGAGAGCCTGGAGTCCTTGCAGGTGCTGGAACTCAACGGCAACAACCTGCGCAGCCTCAACGTGGCGGCTTTGGATGCGCTGCCGGCGCTGCGCACTGTGCGCCTGGACGGGAACCCCTGGCTGTGCGACTGTGATTTCGCTCACCTCTTCTCCTGGATTCAGGAGAACGCATCCAAACTGCCCAAAG GCCTCGATGCCATCCAGTGCTCACTGCCCATGGAGGAGCGGAGGGTGGCCCTGAGGGAGCTGTCCGAAGCCAGTTTCAGCGAGTGTAAGTTCAGCCTGTCTCTCACAGACctattcatcatcatcttctctgGGGTGGCTGTCTCCGTTGCTGCCATCATCTCCAGCTTCTTCCTGGCCACTGTGGTGCAGTGTTTCCAGAGGTGCGCCCCTAACAAGGACAcggaggatgaggatgatgacGAAGATGActga